A portion of the Eubacterium maltosivorans genome contains these proteins:
- a CDS encoding polyprenyl synthetase family protein produces MKPFKETLLEKVKETDHELLACFDRKFDTPDIIVSAMKYSLFAGGKRLRPILMKETCRCLGGDSADVKPLACAIEMIHTYSLIHDDLPAMDNDDLRRGKPTNHKVYGENMAILAGDALLNYAMETAIAGIPVDPSKTFHYTRALSYLAHSSGVNGMIGGQTGDILSENEAINEEKMYYIHAHKTGALLKAAVLCGGFVAKVTGEERDALETYSEKIGLAFQIVDDILDVTGDEKTLGKPVGSDEKNHKSTFVSLYGMASSQEKIRELENGALDALATIDHDTSFLEDMAKYICQREN; encoded by the coding sequence ATGAAACCATTTAAAGAAACCCTATTGGAAAAAGTAAAGGAAACAGATCATGAGCTGCTGGCGTGCTTCGACCGGAAGTTTGATACGCCGGATATTATTGTCAGTGCCATGAAGTACAGTCTTTTTGCGGGTGGGAAGCGTTTGAGACCGATTTTGATGAAAGAAACCTGCCGCTGTCTGGGGGGCGATTCTGCAGATGTCAAACCGCTGGCCTGTGCCATTGAGATGATTCATACCTACTCGTTGATACATGATGACCTGCCAGCCATGGATAACGATGATCTGCGCCGCGGGAAGCCGACTAACCATAAGGTATACGGTGAAAATATGGCTATTCTGGCAGGAGACGCGCTTTTGAACTATGCGATGGAAACAGCCATTGCCGGCATCCCGGTAGATCCGTCAAAGACTTTCCATTATACCCGGGCGCTCAGCTACCTGGCACATTCGTCTGGCGTAAATGGTATGATCGGAGGCCAGACAGGCGACATTCTCAGTGAGAACGAGGCAATCAATGAGGAAAAAATGTATTACATTCACGCTCATAAGACAGGTGCTCTGCTGAAAGCAGCAGTGCTGTGCGGCGGGTTCGTGGCAAAGGTGACAGGTGAGGAACGCGACGCCCTGGAGACCTACAGCGAAAAAATTGGCCTGGCTTTCCAGATTGTCGATGATATTCTGGATGTAACCGGAGATGAAAAAACGCTGGGTAAGCCGGTCGGCAGCGATGAAAAGAACCACAAATCAACCTTTGTTTCCCTTTACGGGATGGCTTCCTCACAGGAAAAAATCCGAGAGCTGGAAAACGGTGCGCTGGACGCATTGGCAACCATTGACCATGACACTTCGTTTTTAGAGGATATGGCAAAATATATTTGCCAGAGAGAAAACTAA
- a CDS encoding FtsX-like permease family protein — MYSKLAFRNVRRSVRDYTIYFLTLTFGVCVFYVFNSIESQQAMMSISSSDEQALQSLTMIMGYVSVFISIILGFLILYANKFLIKRRKKELGIYMTLGMDKSKMSWILMLETLLIGIVSLTVGLILGFFLSEVLAVVTAKMFEAAFTEFKFVFSPAACGKTILYFSLIFIMVMLFNTLSISKYKLIDLLSADKKNETFKVKKLWHSVVIFTAAVIFISVAYYLIIDNGLMDIGPQFAAALACGSVGTLLFFMSLSGFLLRLVQSNKKLYLKGLNMFVLRQLNSKINTTFISMTVICIMLLFTIGTLSSGISLADVLTSSAEKTTPFDATITSGPENPYLDDQPIYADIAAELAAQGVDLNRFAGETSQITYHLSDVPNAVLFEYSTEGVKNMLTGEAFERFKKNPMQVVSLSDFNAQMRALGKDTITLSEGQFRIFYDMPQITPSVDTFLENNGKVTLNGATLESAGPAINCTIGTNFSFSNSGTLIVSDALAQNLPFDSAQLNINYKAPAEASSEILNQYAGLLTPQNGFLTITREEMYAQGTAMKITTSYVGIYVGIIFLIASAAILALQQLSEASDNTERYALLRKIGAEDKMIRHALFVQIAIYFLMPLALAVIHSIVGLKVANDFIAFFGHVNVAGNTGVTALILVLIYGGYFLATYFGSKNMIKA, encoded by the coding sequence ATGTACTCTAAGCTTGCCTTCCGCAATGTACGGCGCAGCGTCCGGGATTATACCATCTATTTTCTGACTCTGACCTTTGGCGTCTGTGTCTTTTATGTCTTTAACTCCATCGAGTCCCAGCAGGCCATGATGAGCATCAGCTCAAGCGACGAGCAGGCTCTCCAGAGCCTGACAATGATCATGGGCTATGTCTCGGTGTTCATCTCGATTATTCTCGGATTTCTGATCCTTTACGCCAATAAATTCCTGATCAAACGGCGTAAAAAAGAGCTTGGCATCTACATGACCTTGGGCATGGACAAAAGTAAAATGTCCTGGATTTTAATGCTTGAGACCCTTCTGATCGGCATTGTCTCACTGACAGTCGGGCTGATTCTGGGATTCTTCCTTTCCGAAGTTCTGGCCGTCGTAACGGCCAAAATGTTTGAAGCGGCCTTTACGGAGTTTAAATTTGTCTTTTCACCCGCTGCCTGCGGAAAGACCATTCTTTATTTCAGTCTGATTTTTATCATGGTCATGCTGTTTAATACACTGTCCATTTCAAAATACAAGCTCATCGACCTGCTGAGCGCAGATAAGAAAAATGAAACCTTTAAGGTCAAAAAGCTCTGGCATTCTGTCGTTATTTTTACCGCCGCTGTCATTTTTATCAGTGTCGCCTACTACCTGATCATTGACAATGGCCTTATGGACATAGGCCCTCAGTTTGCAGCCGCCCTGGCCTGTGGCTCTGTGGGGACACTGCTGTTCTTCATGTCCTTATCTGGTTTCCTGCTCCGCCTTGTCCAGTCCAATAAAAAGCTGTACCTTAAAGGGCTTAATATGTTCGTTCTCCGCCAGCTCAACAGCAAGATCAATACCACCTTTATTTCAATGACGGTTATCTGCATCATGCTGCTGTTCACCATCGGCACCCTGTCAAGCGGAATCAGCCTGGCCGATGTGCTTACAAGCTCAGCCGAGAAGACCACTCCCTTTGACGCGACCATTACCAGCGGCCCGGAAAACCCTTACCTGGATGACCAGCCGATTTATGCGGATATCGCCGCCGAACTGGCTGCTCAGGGGGTCGACTTGAACCGTTTTGCCGGAGAAACAAGCCAGATCACCTACCATCTCAGCGATGTGCCAAACGCGGTTTTATTTGAGTATTCTACAGAGGGCGTAAAAAACATGCTGACCGGTGAAGCCTTCGAGCGTTTCAAAAAAAACCCAATGCAGGTTGTTTCTCTTTCTGATTTTAACGCCCAAATGAGAGCGCTCGGAAAAGACACCATTACACTAAGCGAGGGACAATTCCGTATCTTTTATGATATGCCCCAGATCACCCCATCTGTGGATACCTTCCTCGAAAACAACGGAAAGGTTACCTTAAACGGAGCCACGCTTGAAAGCGCAGGACCGGCCATTAACTGTACCATTGGCACAAACTTTTCATTTAGCAACAGCGGTACACTCATTGTGTCCGATGCCCTGGCACAAAATCTCCCTTTTGACAGCGCGCAACTCAATATCAATTACAAAGCGCCTGCAGAGGCTTCAAGCGAAATTTTAAACCAGTATGCCGGCCTTCTGACACCACAAAACGGCTTCTTAACCATCACCCGGGAAGAAATGTATGCGCAGGGTACCGCCATGAAAATCACCACCTCCTATGTAGGGATTTACGTGGGTATTATCTTCCTCATTGCCAGCGCTGCCATACTGGCGCTCCAGCAGCTCTCCGAGGCGTCGGACAACACTGAACGCTACGCCTTGCTCCGTAAGATCGGCGCAGAGGACAAAATGATCCGCCACGCTCTTTTTGTTCAGATTGCCATCTATTTCCTGATGCCCCTGGCGCTCGCTGTCATTCACTCCATTGTAGGGCTCAAAGTCGCCAATGATTTTATTGCTTTCTTTGGTCATGTGAATGTCGCGGGAAACACGGGTGTCACCGCGCTGATTCTTGTACTCATTTACGGCGGCTACTTCCTCGCCACCTATTTTGGCAGCAAAAATATGATCAAGGCATAA
- a CDS encoding peptidase M22 — translation MDGLSLGIDTSNYTTSIAVADADGEVVYEKGLLLQVKPGGRGLRQSEALYQHVKNLPVLFESIPENLKMRERLQVVCYSDRPRPLEDSYMPVFRAGIGWGKTIGSLFGIPAFAVSHQENHIRSAIYGSGMKPEELHFPLLATHFSGGTSEILLVNSRKSGYDCKIAGATLDLNAGQLIDRVGVRLGYAFPAGKALEQLALQAVERSCVIPSNVDKMNFHFSGQENKAAALLDSGTAPEEVAYGLHRCIAKTLSKAIALAAATYGVRDVLFSGGVMSNQIIRGLIEKELSRRHLRLHFTKPCYATDNAAGNALLGIETMT, via the coding sequence ATGGATGGTCTATCTCTGGGAATTGACACCAGTAATTACACAACCTCCATTGCCGTCGCTGATGCTGATGGCGAAGTGGTTTATGAAAAAGGGCTTCTGCTTCAGGTAAAGCCCGGCGGACGCGGGCTGCGCCAGTCAGAAGCCCTGTATCAGCATGTTAAAAACCTGCCGGTGCTTTTTGAGAGCATTCCTGAAAATTTGAAAATGCGGGAGCGGTTGCAGGTGGTGTGTTACTCGGACCGGCCGCGTCCTCTGGAGGATTCGTACATGCCGGTTTTTCGCGCAGGCATTGGATGGGGAAAAACCATTGGCAGTCTGTTTGGGATTCCTGCCTTTGCGGTGAGCCATCAGGAGAATCATATCCGCAGCGCCATTTACGGCAGCGGAATGAAACCGGAAGAACTCCATTTTCCACTTTTGGCAACGCATTTTTCTGGAGGCACCTCTGAGATACTGTTGGTAAACTCAAGGAAAAGCGGGTATGATTGTAAAATAGCGGGGGCGACCCTGGACCTGAATGCCGGACAGCTCATCGACCGGGTGGGTGTACGCCTGGGTTACGCTTTTCCTGCCGGCAAGGCGCTGGAGCAGCTGGCGCTGCAAGCAGTAGAGCGCAGCTGTGTGATACCGTCAAACGTTGATAAAATGAACTTTCACTTTTCGGGGCAGGAAAACAAAGCGGCAGCACTTCTGGACTCGGGGACAGCGCCGGAGGAGGTAGCCTATGGGCTCCACCGCTGTATCGCCAAGACATTATCGAAGGCCATAGCGCTGGCGGCTGCCACTTATGGTGTACGGGATGTTCTGTTTTCAGGCGGTGTTATGTCAAATCAGATCATCCGGGGACTTATCGAGAAAGAGCTGAGCCGCAGGCATCTGCGCCTGCACTTTACGAAACCCTGCTACGCGACCGACAATGCCGCCGGAAACGCGTTGCTGGGGATTGAAACCATGACATAA
- the nusB gene encoding transcription antitermination factor NusB, whose amino-acid sequence MNRKEERELALRGIFQIDFHAEDAELDTSLKNFFELAGQGDPEDEVSGMTGGYAKKVIDAALENQGAIDALIASHLKETWDFSRVPKMEKAILRLGVTELLYTKVPKEVAINEAVELAKKYASEESKTYINGILNRVAVEHADELSKD is encoded by the coding sequence ATGAATCGAAAAGAAGAGAGAGAACTGGCTCTGCGCGGGATTTTCCAGATTGATTTTCACGCGGAGGATGCAGAGCTGGATACCAGCCTCAAAAATTTTTTTGAGCTGGCGGGGCAGGGTGACCCTGAAGATGAAGTGTCAGGTATGACAGGCGGCTATGCGAAGAAGGTCATCGATGCTGCTCTTGAAAATCAAGGGGCTATTGATGCGCTGATCGCCAGCCATTTAAAGGAAACCTGGGATTTCAGCCGTGTGCCGAAAATGGAAAAGGCCATCCTGCGTCTGGGCGTTACCGAGCTTTTATACACCAAGGTGCCAAAAGAGGTAGCGATTAACGAGGCAGTAGAGCTGGCCAAAAAATACGCCTCAGAAGAAAGCAAAACCTATATCAATGGTATTCTCAATAGAGTGGCGGTCGAGCACGCAGACGAGCTTTCAAAGGATTGA
- a CDS encoding CD1247 N-terminal domain-containing protein has translation MHMKYIREKVAFIEGLVEGLELDLTTKEGKVLDRIIDVLGDMTDALEGLAEAQDELEDYAEMIDDDLTELEEFILDEDWDEEYDDFDDVDFDDDDDYYEVVCPKCGTVYITDFEAFDDDEVFCPECGEQFHLEEKVVEELTHGEGCQCGHHHE, from the coding sequence ATGCATATGAAATATATCCGTGAAAAGGTAGCCTTTATTGAAGGCCTGGTAGAAGGCCTTGAGTTAGACCTTACGACAAAGGAAGGTAAGGTGCTTGACCGGATTATCGACGTATTGGGCGATATGACCGATGCGCTGGAGGGTCTGGCAGAGGCTCAGGATGAGCTGGAAGATTACGCGGAAATGATTGATGACGACCTGACCGAGCTTGAGGAATTCATTCTGGATGAAGACTGGGATGAGGAATACGATGATTTTGATGATGTAGATTTTGACGATGACGACGATTATTATGAAGTTGTATGTCCAAAATGCGGAACAGTCTATATTACCGATTTCGAAGCCTTTGACGATGATGAAGTGTTTTGCCCTGAATGTGGCGAACAGTTTCATCTGGAAGAAAAAGTCGTTGAAGAATTAACCCATGGCGAAGGGTGTCAGTGCGGACATCATCACGAATAG
- the xseA gene encoding exodeoxyribonuclease VII large subunit, translating into MITRALSVTEVNHFIKTMLDGNSVLKNLMVEGEISNLKFHSSGHVYFSLKDSQSRIACVMFRNNVQNLKFRPEEGMKITIKGGISVFERNGQYQIYVRSMEPQGVGALYKAFEQLKEKYQALGWLDTEQKKPLPEYIRRVGIVTSPTGAAIRDMISVIRRRNPRIHIVIYGALVQGDGAAEEIARGIETFNRLGNADVIIIGRGGGSMEDLWAFNEEIVSEAIHASQLPVISAVGHETDFTIADFVADMRAPTPSVAGELVAENLLEWAGTLTQLKSRLLKAMNRHIEKNRMALTQAAARLLRSGPENQVADMRLYLDALQDRMLRGMRFEIERQRSRVESVSRRLDALNPLGVLKRGYVLAEDKSGGLVRSAAEAEAAGTMKLKFHDGEVIVSVIKEGAEWQPKN; encoded by the coding sequence ATGATTACCCGGGCGCTTAGCGTTACAGAAGTCAATCATTTTATTAAAACCATGCTGGATGGAAACAGTGTGTTGAAAAACCTTATGGTAGAGGGAGAAATTTCCAATCTGAAGTTTCATTCCTCAGGCCATGTATATTTTTCTTTAAAAGACAGTCAAAGCCGTATTGCCTGCGTTATGTTCCGCAATAATGTGCAGAATCTGAAATTCCGGCCAGAGGAAGGGATGAAGATCACAATCAAGGGTGGCATTTCGGTTTTTGAACGCAACGGCCAGTACCAGATTTACGTGCGCTCTATGGAGCCCCAGGGAGTTGGCGCGCTTTACAAGGCCTTTGAGCAGCTGAAGGAAAAATATCAGGCATTGGGGTGGCTGGACACAGAGCAGAAAAAGCCCCTGCCAGAGTATATCCGCAGAGTGGGGATTGTTACCTCGCCTACTGGGGCGGCGATCCGCGATATGATCTCAGTCATCCGGCGGAGAAACCCTCGGATTCATATTGTCATCTACGGGGCCCTTGTGCAGGGAGACGGCGCGGCAGAAGAGATTGCGAGAGGGATCGAAACCTTTAACCGTCTTGGCAACGCAGATGTGATTATTATCGGACGTGGCGGCGGGTCCATGGAAGACTTGTGGGCCTTTAATGAGGAAATTGTGAGCGAAGCGATCCATGCCTCGCAGCTCCCCGTTATTTCAGCAGTAGGGCACGAAACGGATTTTACCATTGCGGATTTTGTGGCGGACATGCGTGCGCCAACACCGTCTGTAGCTGGTGAACTGGTAGCTGAGAACCTGTTAGAATGGGCAGGGACGTTAACCCAGCTGAAATCCCGTCTGCTCAAAGCGATGAACCGCCATATTGAAAAAAACCGTATGGCACTGACACAGGCTGCTGCCCGGCTTTTGAGAAGCGGGCCGGAAAATCAGGTGGCGGATATGCGCTTATACCTGGACGCGCTCCAGGACCGTATGCTGAGAGGCATGCGGTTTGAAATTGAGCGGCAGCGCAGCAGGGTGGAGTCAGTATCCAGGAGGCTGGATGCTCTGAATCCGCTGGGAGTGCTGAAACGTGGTTATGTTCTGGCTGAGGATAAATCCGGCGGTCTTGTACGCTCAGCTGCTGAGGCTGAGGCCGCGGGAACCATGAAATTAAAATTCCACGATGGCGAGGTCATCGTTTCTGTGATAAAGGAGGGGGCTGAATGGCAACCAAAAAATTAA
- a CDS encoding response regulator transcription factor, translating into MRIMIIEDDPKIRQELSEFLNRYGYDPVFPDSFKHITTSILANPPDLILLDINLPVYDGYYICREIRKQSDVPIIIVTSRDSEFDELMSMNLGADDYITKPYNTQILLARIASVLKRANPSSGSTTMSHNGLTLDLSRSVIQSARGETELTKNEVGILRLLLSHKNEIVSREAIMNALWQSDAFVDDNTLTVNINRLRRKISEIGLKDYLVTKRGQGYMV; encoded by the coding sequence ATGAGAATAATGATCATCGAAGATGATCCCAAAATCCGTCAGGAGCTCAGTGAATTTCTGAACCGCTACGGCTATGATCCCGTTTTCCCAGACAGCTTTAAACACATTACCACATCCATTCTGGCCAATCCGCCGGACCTCATTCTTCTGGATATTAACCTGCCGGTTTATGACGGGTATTATATCTGCCGGGAAATCCGAAAACAATCGGATGTTCCTATTATTATTGTCACCAGCCGGGACAGTGAATTTGACGAACTGATGAGCATGAACCTTGGCGCAGATGATTATATTACGAAACCCTACAATACTCAGATCCTTCTGGCGCGGATCGCTTCTGTGCTCAAACGGGCCAATCCCTCTTCCGGTTCCACTACCATGTCTCATAACGGACTGACCCTTGACTTATCCCGAAGCGTAATTCAGTCCGCCAGAGGGGAGACCGAACTGACCAAAAATGAAGTTGGTATTCTCCGCCTTCTGCTGTCCCATAAAAACGAAATCGTCTCCCGCGAGGCCATCATGAATGCCCTCTGGCAGTCCGATGCATTTGTGGACGACAATACCCTCACCGTCAATATCAACCGCCTGCGCCGCAAAATCAGCGAAATCGGCCTGAAGGATTACCTCGTCACCAAACGTGGCCAGGGCTATATGGTGTAA
- a CDS encoding sensor histidine kinase, which translates to MRFLDYVKDKLLFLSVSTVLLVFMGFSLELLHVDKGSRLYLLLVLFFALSLVFWVEFFMKAHFYNDVCKKLSRLDKKYLLSELINRPSLNECRILYEVLKTASKSMNDEIAVYRRSSNEYREYIETWVHEVKTPIASAELIIENHQTPVTLSLGEEIDQIERYVNQALFYSRSSGVEKDYVIKKTCLQNLVNPVIRKTAKTFIRQKIKLSTNGLEHEVFTDPKWTDFILGQLLDNSLKYLDYSSSTPAEITVSGACNGAEILLSIADNGIGIPPEDIDRIFDKGFTGSNGRRGSAKATGIGLYLCKKLCQKLGLGLSVESVSGRGTTATIHFPVLEQM; encoded by the coding sequence ATGCGGTTTCTGGATTACGTAAAAGATAAGCTTCTGTTCTTGTCGGTTTCAACAGTTCTGCTGGTTTTTATGGGCTTTAGCCTGGAGCTCCTGCACGTCGATAAAGGCTCCCGCCTTTACCTCCTGCTCGTGCTTTTCTTTGCTTTGTCTCTTGTCTTCTGGGTTGAGTTTTTTATGAAAGCCCACTTTTATAATGACGTCTGTAAAAAACTCAGCCGGCTTGACAAAAAATATCTTCTATCTGAGCTCATCAACCGGCCTTCGCTCAATGAATGCCGCATTCTGTACGAGGTGCTGAAAACCGCTAGCAAGAGCATGAACGATGAAATTGCCGTCTACCGGCGCAGCTCCAATGAATACCGGGAGTACATTGAAACCTGGGTTCACGAGGTCAAGACCCCCATTGCTTCAGCCGAGCTTATCATCGAAAATCATCAGACACCTGTAACACTCTCACTCGGTGAAGAAATCGACCAGATTGAGCGCTATGTGAATCAGGCTCTTTTTTATTCGCGCAGCAGCGGCGTCGAAAAGGACTATGTTATCAAAAAAACGTGTCTTCAGAACCTGGTAAACCCTGTCATACGAAAAACCGCTAAAACTTTCATCCGTCAAAAAATCAAACTTTCCACCAATGGGCTGGAACATGAAGTATTTACCGATCCCAAATGGACGGATTTTATCCTTGGCCAGCTTTTGGACAATTCGCTGAAATACCTGGACTACAGCTCGTCCACCCCGGCCGAGATCACTGTTTCCGGCGCCTGTAATGGCGCTGAGATTCTTCTCTCCATTGCTGACAACGGGATCGGTATCCCGCCAGAGGACATTGACCGGATCTTTGATAAGGGCTTTACAGGCAGCAACGGCCGCCGGGGCAGCGCCAAGGCGACGGGCATTGGCCTCTATCTCTGCAAAAAGCTCTGCCAGAAACTGGGACTTGGCCTGAGTGTCGAATCCGTGTCCGGACGCGGAACAACCGCCACCATTCATTTCCCTGTCCTGGAGCAAATGTGA
- the xseB gene encoding exodeoxyribonuclease VII small subunit — protein sequence MATKKLKTKITRLETIAEALEQNDLDLEKSLALFEEGMKLVKECGSDLDGVEEKVTILTADNQEMPYEGETEE from the coding sequence ATGGCAACCAAAAAATTAAAAACAAAAATTACCCGGCTCGAGACCATTGCAGAGGCTTTAGAGCAGAATGATCTGGATCTTGAAAAGTCACTGGCCCTTTTTGAAGAGGGCATGAAGCTGGTAAAGGAGTGCGGCAGTGATTTGGACGGCGTTGAAGAAAAGGTCACGATCTTGACAGCCGATAATCAGGAAATGCCTTATGAAGGAGAAACAGAGGAATGA
- a CDS encoding Asp23/Gls24 family envelope stress response protein produces the protein MDENQKLNPQEISNEMVCSIANLAALGVDGIDKMFMRMSDEILDMIYPSAVSKGVKVVRQEDGYHIDVHVITELGIDIPQIARKTQIKVKESVEIMTGNQVAQVNVHVEGSGKY, from the coding sequence ATGGATGAAAACCAAAAATTAAACCCTCAGGAAATCTCTAACGAAATGGTCTGTTCGATTGCGAATCTGGCTGCGCTGGGGGTGGACGGCATCGACAAAATGTTTATGCGTATGTCTGATGAAATATTGGATATGATTTATCCTTCTGCTGTTTCTAAGGGCGTAAAGGTTGTGCGCCAGGAAGATGGCTATCATATCGACGTGCATGTGATTACAGAGCTGGGAATTGACATTCCCCAGATTGCCAGAAAAACCCAGATTAAGGTCAAAGAATCTGTTGAGATTATGACCGGCAATCAGGTGGCGCAGGTTAATGTTCACGTGGAAGGCAGCGGAAAATATTAA
- a CDS encoding ABC transporter ATP-binding protein → MEKTTPILSVQHIEKYYGNNGNITKAVDDISFNVNKGEYIGIMGASGSGKTTLLNCVSTIDSVTAGHILIQDRDITELRSRQLSQFRREQLGFIFQDFNLLDTLTAYENIALALTILRVPAATIDKRVRSVAKRLQITDILEKYPYQISGGQKQRVASARAIITKPALILADEPTGALDSKSARMLLEAFDTLNEQLHATILMVTHDAFTASYCKRILFIKDGKIFNELIRGDDSRKVFFKRIIDVVSLLGGGNSDVL, encoded by the coding sequence ATGGAAAAAACAACACCGATACTGTCTGTACAGCATATCGAAAAATATTATGGAAATAACGGAAATATCACAAAAGCTGTTGACGACATCAGCTTTAATGTAAACAAGGGCGAATACATTGGTATCATGGGCGCCTCAGGAAGCGGTAAAACCACACTGCTGAACTGCGTGTCTACCATCGACTCCGTGACCGCAGGCCATATTCTGATCCAGGACCGGGACATCACCGAGCTGCGCTCGCGTCAGCTTTCACAGTTTCGGCGGGAACAGCTTGGCTTTATTTTCCAGGATTTCAATCTTTTAGACACCCTGACCGCCTACGAAAATATTGCCCTTGCGCTGACAATTCTCAGGGTACCGGCAGCGACCATCGACAAGCGGGTGCGCAGTGTGGCCAAGCGCCTGCAGATTACCGATATTCTAGAAAAGTACCCCTATCAGATCTCCGGCGGCCAGAAGCAGCGTGTTGCCAGCGCAAGAGCCATCATCACCAAGCCTGCGCTCATTTTGGCCGATGAGCCCACCGGGGCGCTGGATTCCAAATCTGCCCGGATGCTGCTCGAGGCCTTTGACACCCTCAACGAACAGCTTCACGCCACCATCCTTATGGTTACCCATGATGCCTTCACTGCCAGCTACTGCAAACGCATCCTCTTTATAAAGGACGGCAAAATCTTTAACGAACTGATTCGGGGCGATGACAGCCGCAAGGTTTTCTTTAAACGCATTATTGATGTTGTCAGCCTTTTGGGAGGAGGGAACAGCGATGTACTCTAA